TCAACTTGTAATGTGTATTGTAAAATAGTAGGCTTCATAATTGTTTAAAGCATTGTATTCTACAAGAGACAAAGTCTTGCAACCACCACACCTTTTGACTTTAGAATCCCACTTTATTCCAAAATTTATCATTCTATATATATGGAGAATAGGAAGAAAAATAGATATGAAACAGCAAACCTCATAATTAAATTACAAACTTTGTATTGCAATCAAATACTCTCATAAATTGTCGGTTCagtcaaaaacaaaaacatgtaGCTGGAAGCAACCAATGATTGTTTCTACATTAAACACTGCAAGAAACAAAGATCATTGCCACAACTTTAACAATGTCTTCAAGATGCATTAAACAAAGGTATTATTCTTCTACTGCAATCACTCTATCTTTTAATCTCTTTTCTCCTTTGAAGGACACTCCATGATTGAAAACTAAAACAACTAAACAACTTCATTAGGAAATTCCTTTGAAAACCAACTAACTTTCTAAAACTTTTACTTGTCAACCTTTCAATGACAGTGAACACAGTCAAATAAATTCAGCCTGTAAAATTTCTAATTTCTTTTAACTCCATAGGAGTTTCTTCTGATTCATGAGATAAACCACTAACACAAATAATACATAAATAGTTATTTAAACTAATCAAAAAATTCTGATAAAGTTAATGGTTATACTTATGTGTAGTAGGTTATGAAAATTCGAACACTTATCTTAAATGACGTATATGTGTCAAATACACGTATAAGATACCAACACTTATACGATACATGTAAGATACGTATTGATGAAGTGTCCAATTCTAAAAGTATTTGTTGTATTTctgacaattttaaaaataaaaaatttattaatattctaaaaactcaaatttattgtataaatttttattatgattataaaaataaaaaataaattattttgaaattgttatgaaaaatatctttctacttaaaaaaaaatttaaaacatatttatgcacataaatttttattgtctgTTTATGTATATCTGTGTTCATGTCTGTATCAAGATACGGATATATCTATCAAATGTTCGTGTTTCTGTCTTTAAAATAATACGAAAGTGAACATTTTTTCCCCTGAACGTGTGaatgtatttatatatactGCAATTACATgatttagatttaaaaaaatgattttcttttggaaaaagaaaTCCCTTGATTCCCGGGGATGATGAGCACTGTTTATGTTTGAGAATTTCAAAGTGAGGAGAGGTGAATAATAATGCAGTCCATGACTGACAGAGCACACAAACCTGATGAATAGGACCTGTTTATAATGTTTAATTACAGTGATTAAAACATAATCATGATTTTGGATCCCATTAACGTTTGTTGAAATGGTGGAGTCTTCTTGATATGCATTTGCACGCATCCTTTCCTTAGAGGATACTGTAAcactaattattataataatctcTCCAAAAGAACATGATTATCATCAAAACCACAGCACTCACTTTTCCGTGCTCTGTCTGTGTCCATTCTCCTTTTTTACAGTTGACGAGTCATATTTTGTCAGAGCCGACACGACACAATTCTATATTGCCAATACCCCACTTCAAAGATTGCCACTTTGTGTCTTCCAGATTGAGAAAAATGGGGTAAGATGGAAGATTTGCAGCTGCTGGGGGTTCTGTTTTCAGCATCACAGCTGCTGGTGAAGAACCAGTTCTCCGATTTCATCCTTCTGGGCTGTGCTTCATCCCAATTGCCCCAAAGAACCATACTTTTTATGCTTTTCTAGACACCCATTTGCTTGGTTTGATGGTATTTTGTTCCTTGAAGTGGTAGTTAATCAAGATCATTCGCTTGGTGAGTACTTGATCCTTTTGCTCAACTCATAAATTGTTTTGCTCATCACCACTACCTTTTGATGCACCCTTTCTTTTCCGTGACTGCAACTTTTACTGTCcatttctcttttctcttttcacTATTCATGATCATCGATCAGTTTTCATAGGATCCTCCTACCTAATATTCTTTTTGTATACTTCCTCTTCTCTAACATTATATGTTGATCATAGAAATTGCTCTTGCCTGTGGACAATTTTTCATCAATTCTTTCCAtaccaaataaagaaaaaagtatATTCTACTTGTGGTTGGATTTTGGAACCCTTTTGCATTAAGAAGTATTTTGTTTTATCTAATGCAATTGATAATGATGAAGGATTGATGCTTCTTCTTCTAGCCATTCCATATTCCATGCTATTCTGTTACCCTCTTGTTTACTCTTTCTAGTTCCCTTCTTTGTGGCAGTCCTCCGAGATATCAAATTTTCTGAGCAGCTGAAACAAGAGGTCCCTTCACTGATCAACTAAAGCTGTGTCCAATTTGGCAGGTAATGGAACGGAAAGGGTTTGCAACTTTTATATACATTAAGCCATGGGAATTAAGTTGGACTTCTGATGAATCTGGAGCAATCCTTGTCAAATGTACTTGTGTTGATCATGACATTCATTTGATGACAGGTACACAAAATGGTGAAACAGTCCTGAAGAGTCTCAACTTAGAAAGATATGATCTTATAGTCTAGCCTGGATCCAGTATTAGGCTTTTGGCAAATCAAAACTATTTGTGTTGTTATAATTTGCTGGAGTGATGGCAACCTTGTCTCATTCTGAGTCCCGGCGCTCATATTCTTGGTGGTGGGATAGCCACCTACCAAAGAATTCAAAATGGCTTCAGGAAAACCTTACAGGTGTGTCTTCTTCCTCTTtatctctccctctctctctccatgtgtgtgtgtgtgtctagtaTTGGGGTGGAGGAGTCTTAGTATGTTGTTTTAAACTTGTTACATTATCTGGTTTGAAACTTTGAGTTCAATGTGCTACCATAACAAGAATACAGAAAAACAGAACCAGGGCTAATTTTCACTTAAAAGTCCAAAGAACAACTTTCTGCAGTCAGCAATAAGAGATTACAGATAGAGAGCCCAGGAAAAAATCATTCAGGTAGCTTTAAGATGAATGAACAATTTGAGACCATAATAGAGGTCCACAAACTTTCTGGCTACCCATCCTAACTTGTTCATTGTAATACAAAATTCATCACAATCATACACTTCTTCACTGTAGCAAAACTCATAAAGATCAATTGCAGTGATAACACAATAGCATGTTGCCAATCAAATCATTTTGTAAAACATCACATATCtaatttctctttctctctctggGAGAGATGTTATGGGGGAAAAGTTAAAGAAAGTAATTCATGTAATGAGTGACGTAACGAAAGAGAAAgagatttgaagaaaaattaaataatagaaaaagtGTATATGTTCATAATTATTACTATCATTATTAGTTTTTTGAAGATTCCCATTAGTTTTCTCTCACAAGCTTAGGGTTAGTGTGACCTAATTTCATTTTAGCATCTTTAGCAGATCTATCCTTGGTTGGTAATGTAATATTTTGTGTCAAAATCAAAAAATCTTGTAccattttatcataaaataaaatcattatgTCTGTTTAGCATCATCAGTCTTCTAGAAGACAAAAGTGTGAGCCATCAACTACCCAGCAGGAATAATATATTCACTTTGCATTTTGCTGTTTGGATGCCAACATAATCATTAAATCGGAATTCATTACGTTTAAATTAATGATGAATATTGAGGCTCAAACTAATTGATGAGCATGCATATATGAACATGGTTCTTAATTTTCTacagttatttttaaaaaataaaaagcaacTCCAAATTCAGCAAAGCAGATATGAGATTAAATTTGTTTGTAACTCTCTTTTGTAAAACTGAAATAACAATGATACATAGCGTATCCAAGGATATAAATACGAAGACAAGCTTATTACAGATGAGTAATTAAAACTTTATCAATAAAAAGAAAGCAAATTGGCACTTGAAGGCATTACACAATATTTCCTTTTCATGGGGTGCTTGTTCTAAACACAAACCAATgttgaaccattttttttttattttcttggaCTCGTTTTTCAACTTTGTGGCATTAGAAGTTATGCAAAATATGCCATCTAAGAAACTATATGAACCTGTGAAATAAGAAAAAGTTGTAAAGCAAGACATGAACAAAAGCGGATGcagacattttttaaataataaatctCGTTGTTATGTTTTGAGGAAAATGCTATCATATGTAAGTGAGAGTAATAAGGAAATGATGTTGATTAGTGACCATGATGCATATCTTGGTTAATATATTAACTGAAGTGATGATATTTTTATACAGACATAGATAGCAAAGTGAAAGCCATGATCAAGCTCATTGATGAGGAAGCAGATTCATTTGCAAGGAGGGCAGAAATGTACTACAAGAAGCGCCCGGAGCTCATGAAATTAGTGGAGGAGTTCTACCGAGCATACCGTGCTCTAGCAGAGAGATATGATCATGCAATGGGGGAGCTACGCCATGCCCATAAAACCATGGCAGAAGCATTTCCCAACCAAGCACAGTACATGCTGAATGATGATTCACCCTGTGTTGAATCACACACCCCAGGAGTGCCTTCTGCAATAAATTCTGAGTCTGAGCATTCAGAGAAAGCAGATGGTGAAGTTCAAACCTTGAGGAAAGCCCTGGCCAAGATACAGTCCGACAAGGATGCTATCTTTCTTCAGTATCAGAAGAGTATGGAGAAACTATCTGAAATGGAAAGAAACCTTAATAAGGCACAAAAAGATGCAGGAGGCCTTGATGAAAGAGCGAGTAAAGCTGAAATTGAAACTAAAGTTCTGAAGGAAGCCTTGGTACAGCTAAATTCTGAGAAGGATGCTGGTCAAGTTCAGTACAACCAGTGTCTAGAAAGTATAGCTAAACTAGAGACTATGCTATCTCTGGCGCAGACAGATGCCAAGGAATTTGATGAGAGATTTTCTAAAGCTGAAATCGAAGCAAAAAATCTAAGGCAAGAACTAGGCCGGTTGGAAGCTCAGAAAGATGCTGGTCTTCTTATATGTAAGCAGAATCTTGAAAAGATTTCGGTTCTCGAGGCCAAGGTAACCTTTGCTGAGGAAAACTCCAGGATGTTAAATGAGCAACTTGAAAGAGCAGAAGCAGAAATTAAAGCAGTGAGAAAAAAACTTGCTGAACTGAATGAAGAGAAAGAATCTTTAGCTCTCCTTTACCATGGAAGCTTGGAGAAAATATCTAAAATGGAGAATGAAATTTTGCGTGCCCAAGAAAATTCTGAAAAACTCAGTAGAGAAATTGAGAAAGGGGCTGAAAAACTTAAGACTGCAGAAGAACATTGTGATATGTTGGAGAGATCAAATCAATCTCTTCGACTAGAGGCTGAAAATCTCTTGCAGAAGATAGCCATGAAGGATCAAGCACTTTTAGAGAGGCATGCTGAGATAGAGAGGCTGCAGACTCTAATGCATGAAGAGCATTCTCACTTTCTTGAAATTGAATCCACTCTGCAGACTCTGCAGAAGGTGTACTCTAAGTCACAGCAGGAGCAAGGAACTCTTGTTATGGAGCTTAAATATGGGCTTCAGTTGTTGAAAGACTTGGAAATTTCCAAACCAGGTTTTAAGGATGAAATTCAAGAGAGTGTGGAAGAAAACAGGATGCTGAGCGAATTTACTTTCTCTTCCACTAAGTCAGTATTCAGAAGACAGCAAATGGAAATCTCTAAATTAAAGGAGATCAAAGAGAAGCTTGAAGAAGAATTCGTTACAAACTATGAAGAAAACAATGCCCTCCAGCAGGAAGCTCATCAAATAAAGAATGATATCCAGCACTTGAATAATAGATACCATGCTATGCTGGAACAACTACAGACTTTAGGTTTGGATCCTCAGTGTTTTGCAGCGTCTGTGAAAGATTTACAAAATGAGAACTCAAATCTAAAGGAGGTCTGCAAGGTGGAACGTAATGAGAAAGAAGCTCTTCTGGAAAAGTCAAAGGATATGGATGAACTTTTGATAGAGAACGCCTTAATGGAATTTTCCCTTTCAAGTTTAAATGATGAACTAAATGGACTAAAAGCAACAGTGAAGAAATTTCAAGAGTCTTGCCATGTTCTCCAGGAAGAAAAATCTACTGTGGTTGATGAGAAATCAGCTCTACTTTCACAGTTACAAATAATCACCGAAAGTATGCAGAAGCTATTGGAGAAGAATGCCTTGCTGGAGAAGTCACTGTCTGATTCGAAGTTCGAGCTGGAAGGTTTGAAGGCGAAATCAGGTGAATTGGAAGAGTTTTGCAAGTTGCTAAATGATGAGAAGTGCAATCTTCTAAATGAAAGAAGTGTTCTAATTTCTCAGTTGGAAAGTGTTGAGTTTAAACTAAGTAACTTGGAAAAGATGTTCacaaaattagaagaaaaatatgCAGACTCGGAGAAGGACAAAGAAAGCACATGCAATCAAGTACAAGAGCTCCGTGCTTCAATTTTGGTGCAAAGGGAAAAGCATTCTAATCATGAACACTTAAGTGAAGTCCGACTGACAAATTTGGAGAATATTTTTCATGCACTGCAGGAAGAACTGCGGTTGGGGAAGATAGAATTTGAGAAAGAAGTTGACAAAGCTGTAAATGCTCAGGTAGAGATGTTCATTTTGCAAAGTTGTATAGAAGATTTGGAGGAGAAGAATTTGGCCTTATTATCTGAATGTGAAAAGCATGTTGAGGCCTCAAAATTTTCTAAGGAAGTTATCTCCGAGTTGGAGACTGAAAACTTTATGCAACTGATAGAAGAAGAATTTTTGTTAAATGAAATTAGAAAGCTTAAAAAGGCTATTCATCAAGTGTGTGTGGCTCTTCAGATTGATTCATATGGTGGGCATGACAAAGGAACAAAGCAAGAGAAAATACCAATATTGCATATTTTGGACATCATTGAGGGCTTCAAAAGTTCTTGTGTGAAAAGCCAAGAGGAGAGGCAGCAGCTCCTTCAGCTACATCGATCTCAGAGAGAAAAAATGGAGTCAGAGAAAAAGATCACGGAGCAAGAGTTTGAGAACCTGAGAGAGAAGAATGCAATGTTGCAGAAAGAGAAGGTTGAACTCCTGGAGAAGAACAGCCAACTGAGGACTGAAGTGGCCAATGGAGAAGAAAGAGCCAAtgcatcaaaattcaaattggcGGCTTTAGATGCAGAGTTAATAGATTTGCaaagaaaaaatcaaatttttcaGGAAGAAAATAGTAAGATGCTTGAGGAAAAGAATTTACTGCTTAGGAGTGTTTTGGACCTAAAAGGTGCAATGTCCGTGGCTGAAGATGAAAAAAGCATAATTCTACAAGAGGTGCTAGCTCTAAGCAACCTCAACTTGGTTTATGAAAGCCTTATCACCGAAAAAGTCATCGAGCAAAAAGCACTTTCTGAATATCTCGGCAGCAATCTTAGCCGTTTAAACAGTGATCTTCATCAGGAACTTGGTATGTTAAGGAAAAAGTTTGAGGTGAAAGAAGCAGAGAATGTTTATCTCAATGAGTCTACTGAGAGGATGGATAAAGAGCTGCAGGAAATAAAAGATTCAAATTGCCATTTAAGTCATCAAGTTAAAAATTCAGAGAATCTTCTCAAGAAGAAAGATGTAGAGCTGCTAGATATGGTAGAAAGGTTGAGGGCTGCAGAGACATCGAATGAAGAGTTTTGCAGATATATTGAGGAGCTGAAGATGGATCAAGAAGAATCAAGATTGGCCAGATTAAACCTTGACAAGCAGATTCTTGATCTATCAGAAAATTGCATgaataagaaaaaagaaattgaaCACCTTCATGAAGAAAATAGAAGCTTGCAGTCTGTGATGAGATCATTACTTCATGAAATTGAACAACACAAGGCTAGGGAGCAAGCACTGAATTCCGAGTTGCTGgaaaaaacaaatgaatttCAACTTTGTGAGGCTGAGGCTGCTGCGTTTTATTTGGAGTTTCAGATTTCATCAATCAGTGAAGAACTGTTGAAAAGCAAGGTCACTGAACTTACTGGAGTTTGCAAGAGGCTTGATGATGAAGGTGCTGCAAAAGGCTTAGTGATTGAACAGATGATAGAAAGAGTCAGTTTACTGGAAAAGGAAATTAGAGGGCTGAAGGGGCAGTTAGCTGCATATACTCCAATGGTTACTTCTTTGAAAGAGGATTTTGCATCCCTAGAGCACACTTACTTTCTTTGCACCAAAAAGTATTTTGCTGCAGGCAACAGGGGGAAGAAGGTATCATCCTTTTTCAACTAGATATTATGTACTTTTGTTTTTCTCCTCCTTCTCTTGTCAAAACAGCTTATGTAGTTCACTTATATTTTCTACTTATCTTTGTCTACCTTGAATGTTTATCCAGGATGTAGCCACTGAAACTTGTGTCCAAGAAAATAGCCATCAAAGTTTAAGAGGAAATGAAAGTATTTTAGTACCAGATGTGGTTGAAGATTTGCTAAGCATCCAGAAAAGGATTAGAGCAGTTGAGAAGTTTATGATGGAAGAAGTTGAAAGACGAACGAAGCAGGAAAATCTGACTGCAAATGTGGAAgcagaagcagtatcagaaaTGACAGAGCACTCAAATTTCGAAGCTGCCACTTATCCAGAAATTGACAACAGAAAAGTGGTGATGAAAATCAAGAAAGACAACAGCACACGTGGCCATAATGCATGGAGAACAAAGTCTCAAAAACGGTTGATAATGATAGACATTCCACTTGATAGCTACAAGGATGATCCAGACTACAGCAAGTATTGCAAGAGAGAGCTCAGTAGGAGCAATGACCATATGCTTGAGCAATGTGAAACTGATCAGCATGATGTTACTGAAGATACCAAAATGGATTCTACTTCAGTAGAAGATGTAACTACATGGCATGACTCAGAAAAATGTCAAAATTACTCTTCAGAGCTGGAGAGAGAGAAGGAACTAGGGGTTGACAAGCTAGAGCTATGGAAGACTGGAAAAGAGACAAGTGAAGATGGCAAAAGGAGGATCTTGGAGAGGCTTGCCTCAGATTCTCAGAAGCTGGCCATTCTTAAAATGACTCTGCAAGACTTGAAAAAGAAACCTGAGACAAAGAAGAAAAGCAACAAGGTAAACGAGATTGAGTATGAAACTGTGAAAAGACATATAGAAGATGTTGAGGAAGTTGTCACACAACAAATTGGCATATATGATCAACTGGCAAAGGATTTTGAACAGTGCACATCCTCAGCTTCAGAcacaacaaacacaaaaaagTTGGAAAAGCAGGAAGTACTCATGCAAAGGAAAAAGTTATCAGAACAGGCTAGAAGAGGTTCTGAGCAAATAGGAAGGCTGCAGTTTGAAGTGCAGAACATCCAATATATTCTGCTAAAAATGGCTGATATTAAGAACAACCACAGAATCTGTAGACCAACAACAGGGGTGTTGCTGAAGGACTTTATTCGCATTGGGAAGAAAAATAGCAGAAGGAGGCGTAAGGGGTGTGCTTGTGGATGTTCAAAGCCTTCAACTAATGAGGAATAAGTCAGATACAGTATGTTGTGAGTACTTTCCTTGTGTTGGGATGTTTCTATAACTAGCATATCAATTGTTAACATAGCTAGTGAAATTGAAGGTTTGTCATGAGAAATAAGAGAGTATTCAATTTAGGCTTATCTGATCATAGCATCTACTTGAAGAtctgtatgtatgtatgtatgtttTAGCTTCCCAAAGAATTGTACTGAGTGACTTGTATGAAGAATTGCATTGTAACAGTCAATAAAACTCTCCATGCAATCATTAATTTGCACTGTATCACTTGTGTTTACTTGTTGACACGTGTAAGTTTTggtttttgaataattttttgtgaaaatttcTGGACACGTTGCAAAAGTTTCCATGTGTGCTCCCTGTATGTTATAGACTGCACAAAatatttgaagtggtgcataaTAATTGCACCTGATATAGGggttttcttcttcttgaaagttattttcaatttaaggtttttaataagttttcaatttgaattttaaaatgtcAAGAAAAGTTAAACAAAAATGTTATGGATCGAATGAAAAGAAAACTGTGTGGATAAACTTCTTGTAAGTTACAAATTAACTTACAGGTCCTTCAACTAAATCACTTAAAAAAtacctttttgtttttgttttatgaaataagttattattttatagagaaaACTATGGGCTTTTTTTTCTGAACTTCTTCCTTTTAAGAATACAAACTAAAACAAAAGAAGTTGCACCATTCACACTCATTAAATCACACTATAAAGACTAACATAAAAATGAAGAGATGACATTATACAATATATAAGTATAAAAAGAACTCATTTGTGAGATTTGTTTGAAATATCTAACCTATCCACACTAGTTAACTGTGGACCCAGTGAGTTGAAAACATTCCCattaatattgaaaaatgaACATGTAACAAAATTGGATCAATAGTCAAATAAAATCTCCCAAACGTGGGGAAGAATGGAGAAACTTGTGATTTTCCAATTACAAATTCCAAAATAAAAGGGACAACA
The sequence above is a segment of the Phaseolus vulgaris cultivar G19833 chromosome 2, P. vulgaris v2.0, whole genome shotgun sequence genome. Coding sequences within it:
- the LOC137810363 gene encoding protein NETWORKED 1A-like, translating into MATLSHSESRRSYSWWWDSHLPKNSKWLQENLTDIDSKVKAMIKLIDEEADSFARRAEMYYKKRPELMKLVEEFYRAYRALAERYDHAMGELRHAHKTMAEAFPNQAQYMLNDDSPCVESHTPGVPSAINSESEHSEKADGEVQTLRKALAKIQSDKDAIFLQYQKSMEKLSEMERNLNKAQKDAGGLDERASKAEIETKVLKEALVQLNSEKDAGQVQYNQCLESIAKLETMLSLAQTDAKEFDERFSKAEIEAKNLRQELGRLEAQKDAGLLICKQNLEKISVLEAKVTFAEENSRMLNEQLERAEAEIKAVRKKLAELNEEKESLALLYHGSLEKISKMENEILRAQENSEKLSREIEKGAEKLKTAEEHCDMLERSNQSLRLEAENLLQKIAMKDQALLERHAEIERLQTLMHEEHSHFLEIESTLQTLQKVYSKSQQEQGTLVMELKYGLQLLKDLEISKPGFKDEIQESVEENRMLSEFTFSSTKSVFRRQQMEISKLKEIKEKLEEEFVTNYEENNALQQEAHQIKNDIQHLNNRYHAMLEQLQTLGLDPQCFAASVKDLQNENSNLKEVCKVERNEKEALLEKSKDMDELLIENALMEFSLSSLNDELNGLKATVKKFQESCHVLQEEKSTVVDEKSALLSQLQIITESMQKLLEKNALLEKSLSDSKFELEGLKAKSGELEEFCKLLNDEKCNLLNERSVLISQLESVEFKLSNLEKMFTKLEEKYADSEKDKESTCNQVQELRASILVQREKHSNHEHLSEVRLTNLENIFHALQEELRLGKIEFEKEVDKAVNAQVEMFILQSCIEDLEEKNLALLSECEKHVEASKFSKEVISELETENFMQLIEEEFLLNEIRKLKKAIHQVCVALQIDSYGGHDKGTKQEKIPILHILDIIEGFKSSCVKSQEERQQLLQLHRSQREKMESEKKITEQEFENLREKNAMLQKEKVELLEKNSQLRTEVANGEERANASKFKLAALDAELIDLQRKNQIFQEENSKMLEEKNLLLRSVLDLKGAMSVAEDEKSIILQEVLALSNLNLVYESLITEKVIEQKALSEYLGSNLSRLNSDLHQELGMLRKKFEVKEAENVYLNESTERMDKELQEIKDSNCHLSHQVKNSENLLKKKDVELLDMVERLRAAETSNEEFCRYIEELKMDQEESRLARLNLDKQILDLSENCMNKKKEIEHLHEENRSLQSVMRSLLHEIEQHKAREQALNSELLEKTNEFQLCEAEAAAFYLEFQISSISEELLKSKVTELTGVCKRLDDEGAAKGLVIEQMIERVSLLEKEIRGLKGQLAAYTPMVTSLKEDFASLEHTYFLCTKKYFAAGNRGKKDVATETCVQENSHQSLRGNESILVPDVVEDLLSIQKRIRAVEKFMMEEVERRTKQENLTANVEAEAVSEMTEHSNFEAATYPEIDNRKVVMKIKKDNSTRGHNAWRTKSQKRLIMIDIPLDSYKDDPDYSKYCKRELSRSNDHMLEQCETDQHDVTEDTKMDSTSVEDVTTWHDSEKCQNYSSELEREKELGVDKLELWKTGKETSEDGKRRILERLASDSQKLAILKMTLQDLKKKPETKKKSNKVNEIEYETVKRHIEDVEEVVTQQIGIYDQLAKDFEQCTSSASDTTNTKKLEKQEVLMQRKKLSEQARRGSEQIGRLQFEVQNIQYILLKMADIKNNHRICRPTTGVLLKDFIRIGKKNSRRRRKGCACGCSKPSTNEE